Proteins from one Melospiza melodia melodia isolate bMelMel2 chromosome 18, bMelMel2.pri, whole genome shotgun sequence genomic window:
- the RBBP6 gene encoding E3 ubiquitin-protein ligase RBBP6 isoform X3 produces the protein MSCVHYKFSSKLNYDTVTFDGLHISLSDLKRQIMGREKLKAADCDLQITNAQTKEEYTDDSALIPKNSSVIVRRIPIGGVKATSKTYVMTPKSHKILETTFRSRSEPVSGTSKAIDDSSASISLAQLTKTANLAEANASEEDKIKAMMTQSGHEYDPVNYMKKPVGPPPPSYTCFRCGKPGHYIKNCPTNGDKNFESVPRIKKSTGIPRSFMMEVKDPNTKGAMLTNTGKYAIPTIDAEAYAIGKKEKPPFLPEEPSSSSEEDDPIPDELLCLICKDIMTDAVVIPCCGNSYCDECIRTALLESEEHTCPTCHQTDVSPDALIANKFLRQAVNNFKNETGYTKRLRKIQQQQQQQQLPPPPPPPPPLMRQTITRTLQPLMRPAMARQQDPLMIPLASLASRSALSSLGPGPSMAAGLPVNPSSVVVSDLPPAVSLSLRGEKPDGPFRDADAVLPPALMTAAELSKSSPLSISSLLEEKGYQVPVLRQPAIPSLLGPQGQSIPTTGHPMRAGALRRPGWELSNRGRPHSDRAQRTQAPSLPASAPVFVPVPPPPLYPPPPHALPLPPGVPPPQFPPQFPPGQPPSAGYTVPPPGYPPAPANMSSAWVPTAVPAAHSNTIPTTQAPPLSREEFYREQRRLKEESKSPYSASSYSRSSYTYSKSRSGSSRSRSYSRSFSRSHSRSYSRSPPYQRRGKGKSRNYRSRSRSHGYHRSRSRSPPYRRYHSRSRSPVFRGQSPTKRTVPQGEAEREYFNRYREVPPYDMKAYYGRSVDFRDPFEKERYREWERNYREWYEKFYKGYAVGAQPRPPVSRENFSPERFGPPGTRRENSPYARGRREEYPAGQSHRNRNVAGNYPEKPGRESHGIKDPTKSKEKEVENPLGDGKGNKHKKHRKRRKGDENEGFPNVELLEGARKPREPVPAEDAKTDSLFMLPSRDDATPVRDEPMEADSIAFKPVSEKEKKEKDKPKAKVEKTKRKVEVAAAPKKDSVAKPAKASQEKVDPDREKSPRTEPPVKKVKEELPKPDSVKTSSSQKDEKTLGTPRKAHPKVTKDHPEARPAKEEKAKKEHPKEAKAEKPSSKEEKSKKPAEKSKLSDAKLEKRKRKAEEKADKEHEATSAKAYKPESAELKTSPKGKAEPEGEKGERTPEKDKAAFLNNPSKKIKLNRETGKKIVSGENVPPGKEAVEKPEPSSSKVKAEKTKGKTRRKVTAADGGSSTLVDYTSTSSTGGSPVRKPEEKPDTKRTVIKTLEEYNNDITAPAEDVIIMIQVPQSKWDKDDFESEEEDIKSTTQVPPTVGKPTSVIKPVSAKAPNPLKHTEKETEPLEKIQKAAKETSYESTQHDAKSSKSSLSSEKGKTKDRDHSLSDKDSSEKRKSSVQPEKEHSERTVEQGNGKTVSQSSKDGRSSEKHDSGRSSSVKDFTPNRDKKSDHDGSREHSSSKRRDEKSESGRRKDSPSRIRDSTAVQKSKPREERAEPPKKGPAEAKRSSYSPPRERKPAEHKAVHEPKRPAEEHKPPDKNPGKEKEKEKEKHVPEVKSNKEKEPGGNKPPVKQDSPEVKVEKENVVGQSDKGAAKPKPPVSSAARLSSDLTRETDEAAFVPDYNESDSESNVSAKDEEAAGKTPKEAKEKAVDKAKEEAVAPAPAEQPEVGRSQSQSSPSVSRSRSHSPSESQTRSHSSSASSGESQDSKKKKKKKEKKKHKKHKKHKKHKKHMGNETELEKSQKHKHKKKKSKKSKDKEKDDQKVKSVTT, from the exons ATTGATGACTCTTCTGCATCTATTTCTCTGGCCCAGCTTACtaag ACTGCCAATCTGGCTGAAGCCAATGCTTCCGAGGAGGATAAAATAAAAGCTATGATGACACAGTCTGGCCATGAATATGATCCAGTCAA TTACATGAAGAAACCCGTGGGGCCACCTCCACCCTCCTACACCTGTTTTCGCTGTGGCAAACCTGGGCACTACATAAAGAACTGTCCAACAAATGGG GACAAAAATTTCGAGTCTGTTCCCAGAATTAAAAAAAGCACAGGAATTCCAAGAAGTTTTATGATGGAGGTGAAGGACCCCAACACAAAGGGTGCCATGCTGACCAACACTGGGAAATATGCAATTCCAACCATAGATGC GGAAGCTTATGCTATAGGAAAGAAGGAGAAGCCTCCCTTCCTACCTGAGGAGCCATCCTCCTCCTCAGAAGAAGATGATCCTATTCCAGATGAGCTGTTGTGTCTCATTTGTAAGGATATAATGACGGATGCAGTTGTTATTCCCTGCTGTGGAAACAGTTACTGTGATGAAT GTATTAGAACAGCACTGCTGGAGTCCGAGGAACACACCTGCCCTACCTGCCATCAGACAGATGTTTCTCCTGATGCTTTAATCGCCAATAAGTTTCTGCGCCAG GCTGTCAACAACTTCAAGAATGAAACCGGTTACACAAAAAGGCTCCGTAagattcagcagcagcagcagcagcagcagctgccgccacccccgccgccaccgccgccgctgATGCGGCAGACGATCACGCGCACCCTGCAGCCGCTGATGCGGCCGGCCATGGCCCGGCAGCAGGACCCGCTCATGATCCCGCTGGCCTCGCTGGCCTCCCGCTCCgccctctcctccctgggccccgGGCCGTCCATGGCAGCTGGGCTGCCGGTCAATCCGTCTTCTGTGGTTGTCTCCGATCTCCCTCCGGCAGTGTCCCTCTCTCTCCGTGGGGAAAAGCCAGATGGACCTTTTCG TGATGCCGATGCTGTTTTGCCTCCTGCTCTGATGACTGCTGCTGAGCTTTCCAAATCTTCCCCTTTGTCAATCAGCAGTTTGTTGGAAGAGAAG GGCTATCAGGTTCCTGTACTGAGACAGCCAGCGATACCAAGTCTTCTGGGCCCTCAAGGACAATCAATACCTACAACTG GTCATCCAATGAGAGCTGGTGCACTTCgcaggccaggctgggagct TTCAAATCGAGGACGCCCGCACAGTGACCGTGCCCAAAGGACTCAGGCCCCATCACTGCCAGCATCAGCACCAGTCTTTGTGCCTGTGCCTCCACCTCCCTTGTATCCTCCACCACCCCatgctcttcctcttcctccggGGGTACCACCACCACAGTTTCCTCCTCAGTTTCCACCTGGGCAGCCTCCATCCGCTGGGTACACTGTCCCCCCTCCCGGATATCCCCCAGCTCCTGCAAACATGTCATCAGCTTGGGTCCCAACAGCAGTGCCAGCGGCTCATTCAAACACCATCCCAACGACACAAGCACCTCCTCTCTCTAGGGAGGAGTTTTACAGAGAGCAACGGAGGCTTAAAGAGGA GTCCAAGTCTCCCTATAGTGCTTCATCTTACTCTAGAAGCTCATACACCTACTCCAAGTCACGCTCAGGTTCGTCGCGCTCCCGCTCCTACTCGCGCTCCTTCAGCCGCTCCCACTCCCGCTCCTACTCGCGGTCGCCGCCCTATCAGAGACGAGGCAAAGGGAAGAGTCGGAACTACCGCTCCCGCTCGCGCTCGCACGGCTACCACCGCTCGCGCTCCCGCTCGCCCCCGTACCGGCGCTACCACTCCCGCTCCAGGTCTCCGGTGTTCCGGGGCCAGTCCCCCACCAAACGGACGGTCCCGCAGGGCGAGGCCGAGCGCGAGTACTTCAACCGCTACCGAGAGGTGCCCCCGTACGACATGAAGGCCTACTACGGCCGCTCGGTGGACTTCAGAGACCCCTTTGAGAAGGAGAGGTACAGAGAGTGGGAGAGGAACTACAGAGAGTGGTACGAGAAGTTTTACAAGGGCTATGCTGTGGGCGCTCAGCCACGGCCTCCAGTGAGCAGAGAGAACTTCTCTCCAGAACGGTTTGGCCCACCTGGGACCAGACGAGAGAATTCACCGTATGCTCGGGGACGGAGGGAGGAGTATCCTGCTGGGCAGAGCCACAGGAATCGTAATGTAGCTGGAAACTACCCCGAAAAGCCCGGGAGAGAGAGCCATGGCATCAAAGATCCTACAAAATCAAAAGAGAAGGAGGTGGAAAATCCACTGGGAGATGGAAAAGGCAATAAACATAAAAAACACCGGAAGAGAAGAAAAGGGGATGAGAATGAAGGATTTCCCAACGTTGAGCTGTTAGAAGGGGCAAGAAAACCAAGAGAGCCAGTTCCAGCAGAAGATGCTAAAACAGACTCTCTGTTCATGCTGCCAAGCAGGGATGATGCCACCCCTGTAAGGGATGAGCCCATGGAAGCGGATTCCATTGCTTTCAAACCAGtgtctgaaaaggagaaaaaagagaaggatAAGCCAAAAGCAAAGGTTGAGAAAACAAAGCGGAAAGTAGAAGTGGCGGCTGCTCCAAAGAAAGACAGCGTAGCAAAGCCAGCTAAAGCTTCCCAGGAAAAGGTGGACCCCGATCGCGAAAAATCTCCTCGAACGGAACCTCCTGTGAAAAAAGTcaaagaggagctgccaaaaccAGACAGTGTTAAAACCTCTTCCTCTCAGAAAGATGAGAAGACTCTTGGTACACCACGGAAGGCTCATCCCAAAGTGACAAAGGACCACCCAGAAGCCAGACCAGCCAAGGAGGAGAAGGCAAAGAAAGAACACCCTAAAGAAGCCAAGGCAGAGAAGCCCTCCAGCAAGGAGGAGAAGTCAAAGAAACCTGCTGAGAAAAGCAAACTTTCTGATGCCAAActtgagaaaaggaaaagaaaagcagaggaaaaggcCGATAAAGAACATGAGGCCACTTCTGCAAAGGCCTATAAACCTGAAAGTGCAGAATTGAAAACATCACCCAAGGGGAAGGCTGAGCCCGAGGGGGAGAAAGGAGAGCGGACCCCAGAAAAGGATAAAGCTGCTTTTCTTAACAACCCATCCAAAAAGATTAAACTTAACCGAGAAACTGGAAAAAAGATTGTGAGTGGAGAAAATGTGCCACCTGGAAAAGAAGCTGTGGAGAAacctgagcccagcagcagcaaagtTAAAGCGGAAAAGACAAAGGGAAAAACAAGGAGGAAAGTGACAGCAGCTGATGGCGGTAGCTCAACTCTTGTGGATTACACCAG CACGAGTTCCACTGGGGGAAGCCCTGTCAGGAAGCCTGAGGAGAAGCCAGACACCAAACGAACTGTCATTAAGACCCTGGAGGAGTATAACAACGACATAACAGCCCCTGCTGAGGATGTCATTATCATGATCCAGGTCCCTCAGTCCAAGTGGGATAAAGATGACTTTGAGTCTGAAGAGGAAGACATCAAATCCACCACCCAGGTGCCCCCAACTGTAGGAAAACCAACCAGTGTTATCAAACCTGTGAGTGCAAAGGCACCAAACCCCCTCAAACACACTGAAAAGGagacagagcctctggagaaAATACAGAAGGCTGCAAAAGAGACAAGTTATGAGAGCACCCAACACGATGCCAAGAGTTCAAAAAGTTCCTTGTCAAGTGAAAAAGGTAAAACCAAAGACCGGGATCATTCTTTGTCAGACAAGGACAGTTCTGAGAAGAGGAAGAGCAGTGTTCAGCCAGAAAAAGAGCACTCAGAACGAACAGTTGAACAAGGAAATGGAAAAACTGTATCTCAGTCTTCTAAAGATGGCAGATCTTCAGAGAAGCATGACAGTGGCCGTAGCTCCTCTGTGAAGGACTTCACTCCCAACCGGGACAAGAAGTCTGACCATGATGGCAGCAGGGAGCATTCGAGTTCCAAGCGCAGAGATGAGAAGAGTGAATCAGGACGGAGGAAAGACTCCCCATCCCGGATCAGAGACTCCACAGCAGTGCAGAAGAGCAAACCGAGAGAGGAGCGCGCGGAGCCACCCAAGAAGGGCCCTGCGGAGGCCAAGCGGAGCAGCTACAGCCCCCCGCGGGAGCGCAAGCCCGCCGAGCACAAAGCCGTGCACGAGCCCAAGCGCCCCGCTGAGGAACACAAACCCCCGGACAAAAACCCgggcaaggagaaggagaaggaaaaagagaagcaTGTCCCGGAAGTCAAGAGCAATAAGGAGAAAGAGCCAGGTGGGAATAAGCCACCGGTGAAACAGGACTCGCCAGAAGTTAAAGTGGAGAAGGAGAACGTGGTGGGTCAGAGCGATAAAGGCGCGGCGAAGCCCAAGCCGCCGGTGAGCAGCGCCGCGCGCCTCTCGTCCGACCTCACCCGCGAGACTGACGAGGCCGCTTTCGTGCCAGACTACAACGAGAGCGACAGCGAGAGCAACGTGTCTGCAAAGGACGAGGAGGCTGCGGGGAAAACGCCCAAAGAGGCGAAGGAAAAGGCTGTGGATAAAGCGAAAGAGGAGGCGGTGGCCCCGGCTCCCGCCGAGCAGCCAGAGGTGGGCAGgagccagagccagagcagccccagcgtCAGCCGCAGCCGCAGCCACAGCCCCTCTGAGAGCCAGAcacgcagccacagcagcagtgccagctcaggggagagccaggacagcaagaaaaagaaaaagaagaaagagaagaagaagcACAAGAAGCACAAGAAACATAAGAAGCATAAGAAACACATGGGAAATGAAACAGAATTGGAAAAGAGCCAAAAACACAAACACAAGAAGAAAAAATCGAAGAAGAGCAAAGATAAAGAGAAAGACGACCAAAAAGTGAAATCTGTCACGACATAA
- the RBBP6 gene encoding E3 ubiquitin-protein ligase RBBP6 isoform X1 — protein MSCVHYKFSSKLNYDTVTFDGLHISLSDLKRQIMGREKLKAADCDLQITNAQTKEEYTDDSALIPKNSSVIVRRIPIGGVKATSKTYVMTPKSHKILETTFRSRSEPVSGTSKAIDDSSASISLAQLTKTANLAEANASEEDKIKAMMTQSGHEYDPVNYMKKPVGPPPPSYTCFRCGKPGHYIKNCPTNGDKNFESVPRIKKSTGIPRSFMMEVKDPNTKGAMLTNTGKYAIPTIDAEAYAIGKKEKPPFLPEEPSSSSEEDDPIPDELLCLICKDIMTDAVVIPCCGNSYCDECIRTALLESEEHTCPTCHQTDVSPDALIANKFLRQAVNNFKNETGYTKRLRKIQQQQQQQQLPPPPPPPPPLMRQTITRTLQPLMRPAMARQQDPLMIPLASLASRSALSSLGPGPSMAAGLPVNPSSVVVSDLPPAVSLSLRGEKPDGPFRDADAVLPPALMTAAELSKSSPLSISSLLEEKGYQVPVLRQPAIPSLLGPQGQSIPTTGHPMRAGALRRPGWELSNRGRPHSDRAQRTQAPSLPASAPVFVPVPPPPLYPPPPHALPLPPGVPPPQFPPQFPPGQPPSAGYTVPPPGYPPAPANMSSAWVPTAVPAAHSNTIPTTQAPPLSREEFYREQRRLKEEEKKKSKLDEFTNDFAKELMEYKKIQKERRRSFSRSKSPYSASSYSRSSYTYSKSRSGSSRSRSYSRSFSRSHSRSYSRSPPYQRRGKGKSRNYRSRSRSHGYHRSRSRSPPYRRYHSRSRSPVFRGQSPTKRTVPQGEAEREYFNRYREVPPYDMKAYYGRSVDFRDPFEKERYREWERNYREWYEKFYKGYAVGAQPRPPVSRENFSPERFGPPGTRRENSPYARGRREEYPAGQSHRNRNVAGNYPEKPGRESHGIKDPTKSKEKEVENPLGDGKGNKHKKHRKRRKGDENEGFPNVELLEGARKPREPVPAEDAKTDSLFMLPSRDDATPVRDEPMEADSIAFKPVSEKEKKEKDKPKAKVEKTKRKVEVAAAPKKDSVAKPAKASQEKVDPDREKSPRTEPPVKKVKEELPKPDSVKTSSSQKDEKTLGTPRKAHPKVTKDHPEARPAKEEKAKKEHPKEAKAEKPSSKEEKSKKPAEKSKLSDAKLEKRKRKAEEKADKEHEATSAKAYKPESAELKTSPKGKAEPEGEKGERTPEKDKAAFLNNPSKKIKLNRETGKKIVSGENVPPGKEAVEKPEPSSSKVKAEKTKGKTRRKVTAADGGSSTLVDYTSTSSTGGSPVRKPEEKPDTKRTVIKTLEEYNNDITAPAEDVIIMIQVPQSKWDKDDFESEEEDIKSTTQVPPTVGKPTSVIKPVSAKAPNPLKHTEKETEPLEKIQKAAKETSYESTQHDAKSSKSSLSSEKGKTKDRDHSLSDKDSSEKRKSSVQPEKEHSERTVEQGNGKTVSQSSKDGRSSEKHDSGRSSSVKDFTPNRDKKSDHDGSREHSSSKRRDEKSESGRRKDSPSRIRDSTAVQKSKPREERAEPPKKGPAEAKRSSYSPPRERKPAEHKAVHEPKRPAEEHKPPDKNPGKEKEKEKEKHVPEVKSNKEKEPGGNKPPVKQDSPEVKVEKENVVGQSDKGAAKPKPPVSSAARLSSDLTRETDEAAFVPDYNESDSESNVSAKDEEAAGKTPKEAKEKAVDKAKEEAVAPAPAEQPEVGRSQSQSSPSVSRSRSHSPSESQTRSHSSSASSGESQDSKKKKKKKEKKKHKKHKKHKKHKKHMGNETELEKSQKHKHKKKKSKKSKDKEKDDQKVKSVTT, from the exons ATTGATGACTCTTCTGCATCTATTTCTCTGGCCCAGCTTACtaag ACTGCCAATCTGGCTGAAGCCAATGCTTCCGAGGAGGATAAAATAAAAGCTATGATGACACAGTCTGGCCATGAATATGATCCAGTCAA TTACATGAAGAAACCCGTGGGGCCACCTCCACCCTCCTACACCTGTTTTCGCTGTGGCAAACCTGGGCACTACATAAAGAACTGTCCAACAAATGGG GACAAAAATTTCGAGTCTGTTCCCAGAATTAAAAAAAGCACAGGAATTCCAAGAAGTTTTATGATGGAGGTGAAGGACCCCAACACAAAGGGTGCCATGCTGACCAACACTGGGAAATATGCAATTCCAACCATAGATGC GGAAGCTTATGCTATAGGAAAGAAGGAGAAGCCTCCCTTCCTACCTGAGGAGCCATCCTCCTCCTCAGAAGAAGATGATCCTATTCCAGATGAGCTGTTGTGTCTCATTTGTAAGGATATAATGACGGATGCAGTTGTTATTCCCTGCTGTGGAAACAGTTACTGTGATGAAT GTATTAGAACAGCACTGCTGGAGTCCGAGGAACACACCTGCCCTACCTGCCATCAGACAGATGTTTCTCCTGATGCTTTAATCGCCAATAAGTTTCTGCGCCAG GCTGTCAACAACTTCAAGAATGAAACCGGTTACACAAAAAGGCTCCGTAagattcagcagcagcagcagcagcagcagctgccgccacccccgccgccaccgccgccgctgATGCGGCAGACGATCACGCGCACCCTGCAGCCGCTGATGCGGCCGGCCATGGCCCGGCAGCAGGACCCGCTCATGATCCCGCTGGCCTCGCTGGCCTCCCGCTCCgccctctcctccctgggccccgGGCCGTCCATGGCAGCTGGGCTGCCGGTCAATCCGTCTTCTGTGGTTGTCTCCGATCTCCCTCCGGCAGTGTCCCTCTCTCTCCGTGGGGAAAAGCCAGATGGACCTTTTCG TGATGCCGATGCTGTTTTGCCTCCTGCTCTGATGACTGCTGCTGAGCTTTCCAAATCTTCCCCTTTGTCAATCAGCAGTTTGTTGGAAGAGAAG GGCTATCAGGTTCCTGTACTGAGACAGCCAGCGATACCAAGTCTTCTGGGCCCTCAAGGACAATCAATACCTACAACTG GTCATCCAATGAGAGCTGGTGCACTTCgcaggccaggctgggagct TTCAAATCGAGGACGCCCGCACAGTGACCGTGCCCAAAGGACTCAGGCCCCATCACTGCCAGCATCAGCACCAGTCTTTGTGCCTGTGCCTCCACCTCCCTTGTATCCTCCACCACCCCatgctcttcctcttcctccggGGGTACCACCACCACAGTTTCCTCCTCAGTTTCCACCTGGGCAGCCTCCATCCGCTGGGTACACTGTCCCCCCTCCCGGATATCCCCCAGCTCCTGCAAACATGTCATCAGCTTGGGTCCCAACAGCAGTGCCAGCGGCTCATTCAAACACCATCCCAACGACACAAGCACCTCCTCTCTCTAGGGAGGAGTTTTACAGAGAGCAACGGAGGCTTAAAGAGGA ggaaaagaaaaagtccAAACTTGATGAGTTTACAAATGATTTTGCTAAGGAATTGATGGAATATAAAAAGATTCAAAAGGAGCGTAGGCGTTCGTTTTCCAG GTCCAAGTCTCCCTATAGTGCTTCATCTTACTCTAGAAGCTCATACACCTACTCCAAGTCACGCTCAGGTTCGTCGCGCTCCCGCTCCTACTCGCGCTCCTTCAGCCGCTCCCACTCCCGCTCCTACTCGCGGTCGCCGCCCTATCAGAGACGAGGCAAAGGGAAGAGTCGGAACTACCGCTCCCGCTCGCGCTCGCACGGCTACCACCGCTCGCGCTCCCGCTCGCCCCCGTACCGGCGCTACCACTCCCGCTCCAGGTCTCCGGTGTTCCGGGGCCAGTCCCCCACCAAACGGACGGTCCCGCAGGGCGAGGCCGAGCGCGAGTACTTCAACCGCTACCGAGAGGTGCCCCCGTACGACATGAAGGCCTACTACGGCCGCTCGGTGGACTTCAGAGACCCCTTTGAGAAGGAGAGGTACAGAGAGTGGGAGAGGAACTACAGAGAGTGGTACGAGAAGTTTTACAAGGGCTATGCTGTGGGCGCTCAGCCACGGCCTCCAGTGAGCAGAGAGAACTTCTCTCCAGAACGGTTTGGCCCACCTGGGACCAGACGAGAGAATTCACCGTATGCTCGGGGACGGAGGGAGGAGTATCCTGCTGGGCAGAGCCACAGGAATCGTAATGTAGCTGGAAACTACCCCGAAAAGCCCGGGAGAGAGAGCCATGGCATCAAAGATCCTACAAAATCAAAAGAGAAGGAGGTGGAAAATCCACTGGGAGATGGAAAAGGCAATAAACATAAAAAACACCGGAAGAGAAGAAAAGGGGATGAGAATGAAGGATTTCCCAACGTTGAGCTGTTAGAAGGGGCAAGAAAACCAAGAGAGCCAGTTCCAGCAGAAGATGCTAAAACAGACTCTCTGTTCATGCTGCCAAGCAGGGATGATGCCACCCCTGTAAGGGATGAGCCCATGGAAGCGGATTCCATTGCTTTCAAACCAGtgtctgaaaaggagaaaaaagagaaggatAAGCCAAAAGCAAAGGTTGAGAAAACAAAGCGGAAAGTAGAAGTGGCGGCTGCTCCAAAGAAAGACAGCGTAGCAAAGCCAGCTAAAGCTTCCCAGGAAAAGGTGGACCCCGATCGCGAAAAATCTCCTCGAACGGAACCTCCTGTGAAAAAAGTcaaagaggagctgccaaaaccAGACAGTGTTAAAACCTCTTCCTCTCAGAAAGATGAGAAGACTCTTGGTACACCACGGAAGGCTCATCCCAAAGTGACAAAGGACCACCCAGAAGCCAGACCAGCCAAGGAGGAGAAGGCAAAGAAAGAACACCCTAAAGAAGCCAAGGCAGAGAAGCCCTCCAGCAAGGAGGAGAAGTCAAAGAAACCTGCTGAGAAAAGCAAACTTTCTGATGCCAAActtgagaaaaggaaaagaaaagcagaggaaaaggcCGATAAAGAACATGAGGCCACTTCTGCAAAGGCCTATAAACCTGAAAGTGCAGAATTGAAAACATCACCCAAGGGGAAGGCTGAGCCCGAGGGGGAGAAAGGAGAGCGGACCCCAGAAAAGGATAAAGCTGCTTTTCTTAACAACCCATCCAAAAAGATTAAACTTAACCGAGAAACTGGAAAAAAGATTGTGAGTGGAGAAAATGTGCCACCTGGAAAAGAAGCTGTGGAGAAacctgagcccagcagcagcaaagtTAAAGCGGAAAAGACAAAGGGAAAAACAAGGAGGAAAGTGACAGCAGCTGATGGCGGTAGCTCAACTCTTGTGGATTACACCAG CACGAGTTCCACTGGGGGAAGCCCTGTCAGGAAGCCTGAGGAGAAGCCAGACACCAAACGAACTGTCATTAAGACCCTGGAGGAGTATAACAACGACATAACAGCCCCTGCTGAGGATGTCATTATCATGATCCAGGTCCCTCAGTCCAAGTGGGATAAAGATGACTTTGAGTCTGAAGAGGAAGACATCAAATCCACCACCCAGGTGCCCCCAACTGTAGGAAAACCAACCAGTGTTATCAAACCTGTGAGTGCAAAGGCACCAAACCCCCTCAAACACACTGAAAAGGagacagagcctctggagaaAATACAGAAGGCTGCAAAAGAGACAAGTTATGAGAGCACCCAACACGATGCCAAGAGTTCAAAAAGTTCCTTGTCAAGTGAAAAAGGTAAAACCAAAGACCGGGATCATTCTTTGTCAGACAAGGACAGTTCTGAGAAGAGGAAGAGCAGTGTTCAGCCAGAAAAAGAGCACTCAGAACGAACAGTTGAACAAGGAAATGGAAAAACTGTATCTCAGTCTTCTAAAGATGGCAGATCTTCAGAGAAGCATGACAGTGGCCGTAGCTCCTCTGTGAAGGACTTCACTCCCAACCGGGACAAGAAGTCTGACCATGATGGCAGCAGGGAGCATTCGAGTTCCAAGCGCAGAGATGAGAAGAGTGAATCAGGACGGAGGAAAGACTCCCCATCCCGGATCAGAGACTCCACAGCAGTGCAGAAGAGCAAACCGAGAGAGGAGCGCGCGGAGCCACCCAAGAAGGGCCCTGCGGAGGCCAAGCGGAGCAGCTACAGCCCCCCGCGGGAGCGCAAGCCCGCCGAGCACAAAGCCGTGCACGAGCCCAAGCGCCCCGCTGAGGAACACAAACCCCCGGACAAAAACCCgggcaaggagaaggagaaggaaaaagagaagcaTGTCCCGGAAGTCAAGAGCAATAAGGAGAAAGAGCCAGGTGGGAATAAGCCACCGGTGAAACAGGACTCGCCAGAAGTTAAAGTGGAGAAGGAGAACGTGGTGGGTCAGAGCGATAAAGGCGCGGCGAAGCCCAAGCCGCCGGTGAGCAGCGCCGCGCGCCTCTCGTCCGACCTCACCCGCGAGACTGACGAGGCCGCTTTCGTGCCAGACTACAACGAGAGCGACAGCGAGAGCAACGTGTCTGCAAAGGACGAGGAGGCTGCGGGGAAAACGCCCAAAGAGGCGAAGGAAAAGGCTGTGGATAAAGCGAAAGAGGAGGCGGTGGCCCCGGCTCCCGCCGAGCAGCCAGAGGTGGGCAGgagccagagccagagcagccccagcgtCAGCCGCAGCCGCAGCCACAGCCCCTCTGAGAGCCAGAcacgcagccacagcagcagtgccagctcaggggagagccaggacagcaagaaaaagaaaaagaagaaagagaagaagaagcACAAGAAGCACAAGAAACATAAGAAGCATAAGAAACACATGGGAAATGAAACAGAATTGGAAAAGAGCCAAAAACACAAACACAAGAAGAAAAAATCGAAGAAGAGCAAAGATAAAGAGAAAGACGACCAAAAAGTGAAATCTGTCACGACATAA